The following coding sequences are from one Salvia hispanica cultivar TCC Black 2014 chromosome 3, UniMelb_Shisp_WGS_1.0, whole genome shotgun sequence window:
- the LOC125215496 gene encoding universal stress protein PHOS34-like, translated as MDKSVMVVGIDDSDHSLYALEWTLKHFFSPAPEKSPFKLVIVHAKPSATTAVGLTGPGAAEVLPYVERDLKIIASRVMEKSKEICAAKSVKDVIMEAIEGDPRNALCDAVDKHNASVLVVGSHGYGAIKRAVLGSVSDYCAHHAHCSVMIVKKPRKNTK; from the exons ATGGATAAATCCGTGATGGTGGTTGGAATTGACGACAGCGATCATAGCCTTTACGCTTTGGAATGGACTCTGAAACACTTCTTCTCGCCGGCGCCGGAAAAATCACCTTTCAAACTTGTTATTGTGCACGCCAAGCCTTCCGCCACGACCGCCGTCGGACTCACCGGACCTG GTGCTGCTGAGGTGCTACCTTACGTTGAGAGGGATTTGAAGATCATTGCCTCAAGAGTTATGGAAAAGTCCAAAGAAATTTGTGCAGCTAAATCG GTTAAAGATGTGATAATGGAGGCTATTGAGGGCGATCCTAGGAATGCTCTGTGCGACGCAGTGGACAAGCATAATGCCTCTGTGCTCGTTGTTGGCAGCCATGGTTATGGAGCTATAAAGAG GGCTGTTTTAGGCAGTGTAAGCGACTATTGCGCGCATCATGCCCACTGCTCGGTGATGATAGTGAAAAAGCCAAGGAAGAATACTAAGTAA